Proteins from a single region of Methanobrevibacter ruminantium:
- the rrp41 gene encoding exosome complex exonuclease Rrp41 produces MFFIISNDKELRADGRAYNELRPIKIEAGVLKRADGSAYLEVGGNKILASVYGPRESYIRRLLKPNTGVIRVRYNMAPFSVDDRKRPGPDRRSTEISKIAADALRPALMLESFPRSMVDVSIEVIEAEGGTRCAGITAAAVALADAGIPMKDIVVGCAAGKVNDQIVLDLSEKEDKEGQADVPIAIMPRTGEITLLQADGNLTEEEFEEALDLAMEGCMKISELQHEALKNRYSSE; encoded by the coding sequence GTGTTTTTTATTATCTCAAATGACAAAGAATTAAGAGCTGACGGCAGAGCTTACAATGAGCTCCGTCCAATTAAAATTGAAGCTGGAGTCTTGAAAAGAGCAGATGGTTCTGCTTACTTGGAAGTTGGTGGAAATAAAATCTTAGCATCTGTATACGGCCCAAGAGAATCCTATATCAGACGTTTATTAAAACCTAATACTGGTGTAATTAGAGTAAGATACAATATGGCTCCATTTTCAGTAGATGACCGTAAAAGACCTGGTCCAGATAGAAGATCAACTGAAATTTCCAAAATTGCTGCTGATGCACTCAGACCTGCTTTAATGTTGGAATCATTCCCAAGATCAATGGTTGATGTTTCAATTGAAGTAATTGAAGCTGAAGGAGGAACCCGTTGTGCAGGAATCACTGCAGCTGCTGTAGCATTAGCTGATGCAGGTATTCCAATGAAAGATATTGTAGTTGGATGTGCTGCAGGTAAGGTAAATGACCAAATCGTTTTAGACTTATCTGAAAAAGAGGATAAGGAAGGACAAGCTGACGTTCCTATCGCTATCATGCCAAGAACCGGTGAAATTACTTTACTTCAAGCAGACGGTAACTTAACTGAAGAAGAATTTGAAGAAGCTTTGGACTTAGCTATGGAAGGATGTATGAAAATTAGCGAACTCCAACATGAAGCTTTAAAGAACAGGTATAGTTCTGAATAG
- the rrp42 gene encoding exosome complex protein Rrp42: protein MDIVPEITRKSITRLINDGKRADGRAFDERRDIFIEPNVIEKAEGSARVKLGDTQVIVGVKPTIGEPFGDTPNLGVLMTNCELLPMAAPGFEPGPPSPESIELARVVDRGIRESELVDLEKLCIEEGKKVWMLFIDLHVIDYDGNLFDASNLAVMAALMNTKLPVAEYIDDEVVLSEDETMDLPIRDKLALSTFVKIGNGLILDPSLEEEEILDARITIGVTDEGNHVCSMQKGGEAPLSRDEILDAV from the coding sequence ATGGATATTGTACCAGAAATTACTAGAAAAAGTATTACAAGACTTATAAATGATGGTAAAAGAGCTGATGGAAGAGCTTTTGATGAAAGAAGAGATATTTTCATTGAACCTAATGTGATTGAAAAGGCAGAAGGTTCTGCAAGAGTAAAATTAGGGGACACTCAAGTTATTGTAGGTGTAAAGCCAACTATTGGTGAACCATTTGGGGACACTCCTAATTTAGGGGTCTTAATGACCAATTGTGAATTATTGCCAATGGCTGCTCCTGGATTTGAACCAGGTCCACCTAGCCCTGAATCCATTGAACTTGCACGTGTAGTGGACCGTGGAATTCGTGAAAGTGAATTAGTGGACTTAGAAAAGCTTTGTATTGAAGAAGGTAAAAAAGTTTGGATGCTTTTCATTGACTTGCATGTAATCGATTACGATGGAAATCTCTTTGATGCATCTAACCTTGCTGTAATGGCAGCTTTAATGAACACTAAATTACCTGTTGCTGAATACATTGATGATGAAGTTGTCTTATCTGAAGATGAAACCATGGATTTACCAATCAGAGACAAATTAGCTTTATCCACCTTTGTAAAAATCGGCAATGGCTTGATTTTAGATCCTTCTTTAGAAGAGGAAGAAATCTTGGATGCTAGAATAACTATTGGTGTAACTGATGAAGGAAACCATGTCTGTTCCATGCAAAAAGGTGGAGAAGCACCTTTAAGTAGAGATGAAATCCTTGATGCTGTTCA